The genomic region cctgGGCAGCAAATCCCTAACCACTGGCACCCAATAACCTATGGAGGgctaagaacttaagaagagcctgctggaacgGGCTACAAGTTCCAAAACCCTGGGCTAGACTCTGTTCAGAAACAGGAGTTAAGTTCCTTCCAAAATGGCTCACAAGCTACAGCCTGCCCAAAACCAGCCTGCCAACATCACACTGCACGATACTACACTTTAACACTGCAATAAGATTCACCATTATTACCATAAGCAATGCATTAAAATTTATGCAAGATGTTACATAGCAAGGTTTTAGTGGCAACTTCCTCTATTCTTAAAAATTGCCCAAAaatggagatttatttatttataaaaaaaatatttatatactgctgtatcCAGAAgtggtaccaaaaaaaaaaaaaaactgttaaagCTAGCATTTCCTAAACTGGATCATCTATCTATGTAGATTAATACCAGAGATTATTCAAGAAGTATAAAATAATATGTATCATAGCATTCCCTTATAACAGTATTTCTGCAATCATCACTGAGCATATAAATCATCCCCACTGTGCTATAGCAGTCATAACCCAAAGCTATACAGACTCAGTGCTTTTCGTTGTACACTCTTAATTGTGTACAACAAGCCATTCTTGTCATAAATTATTGCTAATGGGTTCTTCAGCATGTTGCTTGTCAGCACTCCCTACAAGAATTAAAATACTGGCTGGATACTATCAGTGACACACTAACTTTAGAAGTGGTTGTGTATAGGAAACCTTGGTGGTTTTACTCACCAGGGGTTGCATCTTGGCTAACTTTGATGGAGTAGAGGGTAGCAGCAAACCCAGAGCCGTAAGAGAAGACTCCAATCCTCTGCCCTGCCAGTTGCTGAGGAGAATACCTGCACCCCAAAGAACAAGGTGTTAGTGAAAagtaagttaaaggtaaagggtcccctgaccgttaggtccagttgcagatgactctggggctgcggcactcatctcactttactggccgagggagccagcatacagcttccgggtcatgtggccagcatgacaaagccgcttctggcaaaccagagcagtgcacagaaacactgtttaccttcccgccggagcggtacctatttatctacttgcactttgacgtgcttttgaactgctaggttggcaggagcagtgaccgagcaacgggaactcaccccgtcgtggggattcaaaccgccaaccttctgatcagcaagccctaggctctgtggtttaacccacagcgccacccacgaaAAGTAAGTTAGAGAAAATTAATACACAAATATTTTGTGATTATTTGTCTAAACAGATTTAGCTGGCTTGTTTCTTATTAGATTAACGAAACCTAGGGCACAAAGAATGCTTCTTTTTGCCTTCATCCCCAATCTCAGTGCCAGCAGCTCTAGGTAATAAGCTGTCTCCAGCCTGTGATGCCTTCAAATCATTTCCGTTCTTTCTGCTAAAGAGCAACCAGTGGCCATGTAATTATCTTCAAACATGTAAGAGTTTAGCTGAAGGCTATTGGTTCTGCCTCCAGTTGAAGATTACCAGTGTTCAGACTCTCTTCAGCTGCAAAGCCTGGACTTGCACAGGTGAGTTATCCCAAACAACTTCTGGTACGTGTGAATACTAAGGAAATGCACAGTATGGCTATGAAGATACAGAGATGTTGATAAAACAGGTGTGCTAGTCTTTGTttgaagcagcaacagcagcatggaGTGTGTCTTATCAAAAGCACACAGATATTCTGCGAACTTAAGATTGTTCATGGAGCAGCTTAGTAGCCACAGTTCCTACTGCTGTCTGCCCAATATAGGTAGTTGCCACCTATATTGTTGGAGAAGTTTTAATCTACAATTAAGTCACCTTCACACTTTAAATTTTGTCATTCAACTCAAATATACGGTGACAATTGTCACAGACTTTTCAACAACTTTGTACATCACCTTTAGATGGTGCTTAGTTAGTTTCAAAAGGCAAGAAACAGCAAGATTCAGCACTGCTTGGTAGCTGAACTCGTATCTGGGAATTATTTCCTTCTGAAGTGTGGTGTTAAAGTTAAAGTTGGTCGCTCAGTGGAGAAAGGAAAGCATGCTTTGCATGCTCAAAGGCACTCTGCTTTTTACTAATTCACAAGAAGAATGTGGGGCTGAGCCATTGCCTAAAGCAAGACTGGCCTTTAGGAATCTAATACCCAACATCAGTCAGATAATTATACAAACACCTCAAACCCAGCTTCAGATCTTTCCTTCATACTTACTGTGCTAGGATAGAAGCAAGGCAGCCATAGACAGAAGGCGtgtacatatttccattctgacAGGATACAAGCAAGGAAGCTTTGGTTTTCTGATTGAAAATCTCAGCACTGGCCTTCATAAAAGCTTTTTCCACATCGCGGTCAAAGTAGGTGTCTTCTAGTTTTACGTCTCTGAAGATAGCAAGGGGAGCATTTAGAAGAAAAACTAATAACCTGAAAGACTACTAGAGCAGAAGGCTATGAAACCTACAAACATGCCACGTCTGCTCTATTTGATTTCTAAAGTTATCCCAGGTTGTTTTGTTTAAGGCACCCAGATTGTGCTACACAAGACATATCACTTTTCCTTCAGTCATGCCCATTTCAATTTGATATAGCTAATTTATTATACTGAAGGATATGCACAATTTTAATTTGAAGTCACGCACTGCAATATTTAGTTCCAATACTAACTTTCACACTGGCCATGTTCAGGCAATAGCGAAGAAGctgcttctctccttctgttCTCAGTGTGCCTCAATGCAATGTAAAAGTCTATAAAACCattgtttccatttttttctgaacCAGAAACTTTGATTATGAGCTTTGAGCATTAAGAGACACCTACTGGATCAGGCTGATGGCCCATCTGATCCCAtattctgttctcaaagtggccagccagatgtctgtgggaagcctacaAAACAGGGCATGAGCAATAGCCCTCTTCTGTTCacgatccccagcaactggtgtccTACCATCagtttgtctaatcccctttaaaGACTTCCAAGTTGGGAGCCATCACTAAATCTTCTATAATTTAACTATATGCTGTGTGAAGAGTTCTTCCTTCTGCTTGCCTTGTATCTTACAAACTTCAGGATCATTGTGTGTTATGAGAGTGAAAGCAGTATTTGCTTTCTCCTTACCATACATAATTCTACACACCTCTTTCATGTTTGCTCCACGCTTACTGGCCTTTCCCCTAAACTAAGAAGCTTCAAAGGTTGCAACTTTTGTTCACAGAAGAGATGTTTCAGTCCCTTGTTCAGTTTGGTTGACCCTTTCTAAcaccttttccagctcttcaATACCCTTTGAGAAGAAGCTGGGATCTTAAACTTTAaaccatgtttttaaaatgctagcTTGTCTTGAAGCCAGTATCCAGGGATTCCCCACATTTGGTCCAAAATGGAAACTATGGTTTTGCAGACCTTCCACAATGCATTCAGTCATATGGAGAAGTGGGGAGAGAAATAGTTGCGTGTGTAAATGAAAGCCTCATTCGCATTTCAGCTTAAACCAGGCCAAGAAATGTGTTAGCCTTGATGGTGCATTTGCTGCAACAGAATAAGATAGCAAAAGAGAGTAAATTACTAGGAAGTAAACTCCACAtatggacttacttccaagtaacggTGATTAGGATTAAGCTACACCGTAGAATAACCTTATCCTCTTTGGGTTCCCCAGGCTATCGTCACATATTAAAATCAAGCTAGCTGCTCCCAGTTTGTCCGCTATTTTTAAATAATCAACCTAATGATACATTCTTTTCCACCTAATTTTTTCCAAGAAATCTTTGCATAAGATGAACCTTATCAAAACAAAGTTTCAGGCAGCTATGAAAGGGCATTCGAGATCCACTCCCTTATATTTTAAGAGCTATATAAAAAGATCATACATAAAATAGATCAATGTCAGCTATAGAACTACTTCCAGATACAAGTTTATTGATGTTTTGTAATGTCTCTCTTGTACTGAAGAATTTTCTTGTTTACCTAAAAGCTTCCAGGCCACTATAGATGCCATTTTCTTTTGTGGGTGTCTGATCATTCAGAAAGTCATTCAGCAACAGACGAGCTACAGATTTCTGTACAAGTTTGCAATATGGAGAGTGAAAGATCATGAAACCAAAGTCATTCAGGGTGAAATCTTTGTCAACTCCCTctggaataaaaaaagaaacaggacaTGGATGCTATTCCGCCTAAGTCCTatgtacacttacttgggagaaagaACTACTGAACGCAGCaaaacttatttccaagtaaacaagcAAAAAATCAGGCTACAGGTTTTAACATTTGTGTATTCTTACTTCTGCAATATGAAATTTGTTTTATActaccttttatttaaaatcccaACTAAACTTGCGATCGGCTCAGATCTTTGcttagagcaggaatggggaatttaTGGCTCTGCAAAACTTGGACTACAcgttccatcattcctgacccgtggctatgctgggtgggggtgatgtgagttgcagttgaacaacttctggaaggtcacaggtttcccattctggTATTGGATATTAAGTACATTTTAATCCTCTGCTCCAACAACTTCTCACATCTTCTTACTTGCCTTCGCATTTCTACTGTGGGACACAACTCATTTGCTTATGGCATACTTTGTCTACCTCATACTCCCATGCTGTTGGATATGCTTGGAACCAACTCTTGTGTCCATCAACCTGGCCTCAGATGAGCCCTGGTGTATCAGACCACAACCCACCAAGCCTAGCATCCTGTGCTCTCACAGAGGCCcactagatgcctgtggaaagcctgcaagcacaaCCCAAGTACTGTCCTCACTTGTGAGTCCCAGCAACTACCACTCAGCAGCATGcggcctccaacagtgaaggtagaacagaAGTCACTGTGGCTAGTAACCCAAGCCTAGAtcttcctccccacaccccacccttgAAACAAAGAGATTTCTTCCTAATCAACCTAGCTGTTTCTTATCTATTGCTGCACTACtcatctataataataataataataataataataataataataataataatttattatttgtaccccgcccatctggctgggtctccccagccactctgggcggcttccaccaaacattaaaatacatttaaaatatcacagtttaaaaacttccctaaacaaaaaaacttccctaaacttccctATCCCATTCTCATCACTCATTGTCAATTCCTTTAAAAATCCACCCCAGCCAGAAAAGGCTGCTTCCCTGCCTTCTAGGAAGAATATCATGACATAGGGGAAGAGACCATTGTGGCTCAACCAAACAAGGAGCTTCACTGCTAGAAATATTATAGCAATGAATGCCTGCCTAGGTttacttttttcctccttcttgaagccaatctcttttctttttgttttctctattttagattgtaagcctagAGCAGGGACCATCTTATTACTTATCACCACAGGCCACCCTGGAATGAAATCTAATATAGAGCATGTTCAGCAGTAACCCCATGCTACAGGGGCAGATGTGTGAACAACGGGCTATAGTGTGCTTGTGGTAAGCATTCAAACACAAGATACTCTGCTCTCCTGAACCAGCAGCAGAATTCTGTGCAGTCGTTTGCTATAGCTGGCAGAATGGTTTTTAAGTCTGACAGTTTTCCAAATTCTGTGGAAGAGGACAGGATCcgagaagatggggggggggggaaagaaacgcCTTGATTCTGCAATGGTACTTTCTAGCAAGACATACCTTTCTGCCACTGAGCATGGATTTTCTTGCGATAGACGGTGTAGCAGCGATCTAATGCACTTAGGTAGCATTGTATGGACAGTTTCCCATCAACCACAGGATACTCAGATACCATATCAGGCTTATAGAAATCATAGGCATGCTGCATGTGGGTCCCTCGCAATCCTAGGGAAAAGAAGCCAGACTTGAAAGAGATGCTGCAGTGAAGTCCATTAATAAGGTACTCTTCTTACCTCAACACATgactgacatcctatgcccttttaaaactgTGGGTTTGGGGGCGGTATtgggttgtttttcattttgattaggttgtggttttatattttgattttattctgtgaaccgccctgagacctccaggcatagggcagtatataaatccaataaataaataaataaataaataaataagatgcacTTTGTACAACCAAAGACTAATCTGGTGGATGTGGGAGGTGGTGATGAACAGAAATGTTATTCCACTTCCCAATATGATCTGGAAAAAGAATACTAAATACTGTGCAGTACAGATAGCTATTTGTTAATATTTTAACAGGCTGATGTTCCAGGCAGTTCACTTGCAGAGATTACTGCACACACAAGCAGTCTACTCATATGAGCTGCAGAGGAGTGAACACGTGCAGGTTTATGGCTTTCATTCTGTGAAATGGAAAATTGCTTAATTTTCCTCCTAAGGGCAAACCAGCATAGTTTGCAATCTAGGAAAAGGCAATCTAGCACTAGCTTGCTCTTGTGGAATTTCACAAGTGAATAATGCTTGCACAAGCTGTTCATTTGAACTAAAATACTGCTGGAATCTGCTCTATGAATAATATTTCGCCTGCAAGAGAAAACTAACCTCTCTCAAAAATAAGAGGTGCATTTGGTCCCACAAGCATAGCAACAGCACCGGCTCCTCCAGTTGGCCTAGCATTTCCAGTGGCATACACTGCTATGTCTCCAGCAACAACGAGTGCATAACGCCctgaaaaacacaaacaaatgctGTAAGAAAGCTGCATAAAAGTCATTTTTAGCTGAGGCAACTGCTGGCTACATTGACTGCAATGCTATATACACATGTACTTGGAAGCAAATCCCTTAACAGTAAGCCCTACAGAATTCAAAGTAAATATGCAGAGGATTGGGCTGCGTGGTCACTGGGAAAAAATATTACAAGAAGTCAATCTTAAACTCCCACAGCCACCAATTAACATGCACAATACTTAATGCATACAAAGTTCTTCTCACACAATTCTGTTTGCCATACAAACATCCTATTAAGCAGGTAATTCTTGAGCAAGGAACAAAATTGAGGGCAATTGCAGATGGGCAGCTTAGGAGTCACCAGAAAGTttggaaagaggggggaaaggttcCAATTAGCATAAGCACTGAATGCTACAGTCACTGTTTCAAAGTATGTTATCCAACCTGCTTCCACCAGTTAGTTTGCATTGCAACCAGTAGTATGATAAGTACAGATGAGTGAAGTGCTGTCTCAGTACAAGAAATTATTAACAGGTTTAGTGGGATATGAGCTTATTTTCACAGGCCAATTGTATTCCTGCAAAATCTTACTCCCCTGCTTGGTATTTGCAAAGGATCACTGccctctgcttttttcttttttttacttctgaaCACTAATATAGTTTCCTCTTGTAATATCCACTAAACATGAATGAGCATAGTGGACTAGGAATTAACTTTTATCAAGCCCTTCTGAAATAACAAGAACATGACAGCCAGGACTTCATAGTCCTGAAATGACTATTATTTACAGGATtacatttaatatttaaattcCCTATCTCTgtatgccttttcttttcttttcttttcttattctgGCAAATTCTAAGAAATACTGCTTGCTTGAGATGTCAAACTTACCATCCCAGGAACTGGATTCAACCCAGTTGATAGCATTGAAGAGTGCAGCAGTGCCACCATAGCATGCATTGGTTGTGTCAATGCCTTCCACGTCTGTGTTGCCAGATTCTTCAAAAAGCTGCATCAGGACAGTCTTTACCGATTTGGACTTGTCAATGATTGTCTCCGTTCCAACTTCAAGTCTCCCAATGCAGTTGTAGGAGAGACTGTTCCTCTCCATAAGCTTCTGGACTGCAGTGAGGCAAAGCGAATTGATATCCTCCCTATCTGAGCAGAAGCCCATCTTGGACTGACCCAAACCAATGGTGTATTTCCCTGCATCCACGCCATCAAACTTCTCTAACTCTGCCTGGTCAACATATTGGGAAGGGAAGTAGATCtccaaagcaactattcccaCATCTTTTGGCCAGCAGGCTTCAGCATTCACAGGAAGAGATCCAGGCATGGTGGTGTAGCTGAAAGAAAAGAATTTAACAGTGCTTATTTGAATAGAGTGAACAAAGCTTGATCCTATGCATGTACGCTTACTTAGATTCAAGTACCAATgtattcagtgaggcttactgaAAGCACAGGGGCAGGAGATTAAAAGTTTTGATAAAATATTTTGACTCACAAGCAGTCCAAATAATAGGGCAATGATCATAAAAGCAGGTACGCAGAATAACAGATTAAGAAGGGCATTcaaagggcatctagtccaaccccccaatgCAGGAAAGACACCTGGCAGAGTGTTCAAAAAGCTACTTGGGAGCAGGAGAGGGATCTGACAGTTATACTATCGTCTGCACAGCTGTAATTCTGCCCACACCAATCACTGATTTTAAAAAGACCAAGGCTACAGCTGCTATTCCAAGCACATTTTAACAAATTGCCATGTATGTAGAACTGGAGCAGAGCTATTTTATCCCGACCTCTGCTGTCCAGCGGATATATAGGCCCTTATTAGCTCACACTACAAGTCTGTACCTGCAACTGTACTATTCAGATTGAGAAAATCTCTTATGTCAGACACTCCCAAACCAATTTAGACAAGGAGGTAGTCTTCTAGTGGCGAACAACACTGCACAGCCCCATAACCACAGACATTCCAACCTGCAGCAAAGAGGCCATGCCTTTCTAGTCAGCGTTTTAAAAAACACTGCCCCAGCAGGGTCCTCTTGTCTCAGTGTTACATAGAATAGAACCTTGGTTAATCTCATTATACCATCTACTGGCAGTTAACCCCCCAAATGAAGGGGGGAGGAAACAATCTGACTGttgcaggaagggaaggagaataaaGGCTTGCAACTGCTCCCTAAAAGTAATATAAACCCATCCCTTTATAATGAACTGTGGAGCAGCCTTTCAGATTTGAACAGCAACTGAAAATCATATGGTATCTGCATGAGCATGTATTTCGTTCTTTTCCAACTGCGAAGCTTGGAGGCAGAGGAAAAATGCCAAGAATATTCCATATGAAGTTGCCCTAAACTGAGTCAGAGCACTGTTCCATTTACCTAGAAAAGTATActccagggatagggaacccatAACCAtccatgggagttgtaatccaacttCAGTTAGTGAGCCAGAGCTTCCTTTCCAAGGTCTCAaacaaggttcccccccccccagtccaaccACTGAAGGAAGTCTTTCATTCACAGACTGGGGGTGAATTGGGGACATTCAGCATGTGCAGCTCTTTTTACTGGACACCAAAGAGATTCTGAAGGAGTAAAGCAACATGTACCAGTAGTCTCGCATAATTATTTTGAATGGCAAATCCAGACATGATCTTTATCTACAAACATGGAACATCCTGTATGAAATGCAAACTTCAAAGAACTGCCAAATGGATACGAGACAAAAGGCGTATCATCCAATGCGGTATTGGAATGAAGAGAACTTTATTTCAAGTGGGTACTGTATTTTTcattccataagacacacttttttcctcctaaaaagtaaggtgaaatatctgtgtgtcttatggtgcgaatggtggtccctggagccgaattgcccaggggccaaaagaggatgtgctttttattttacaaagagaaaagggggtgttgaaaggaccatgctcagcagctgatcagcaagagatcgggagagagataggagtccccggctccctttcagccccgcccccttgcccaggcctccattgttgaatgtgctgcagagggaggttgtttgtttccccagcaacatgtgactggctgagtaggttatctgtctggaaactgtagaaacagctccctttccttaaggagctgtagaaatgtgagttgaaccccataaaaacagggtttttcctctttgcttttccccctttgcaaaaaagctgcacaaatctgagctgatcctcaaaaaaagggcttttacctttgcaaaaaagctgcaaaactttgagctgatcctcaaaaaaacagggcttttccccttgcaaaaaagctgcacaaatctgagctgatcctcaaaaaagggcttttacctttgcaaaaaagctgcaaaactttgagctgatcctcaaaaaaacagggcttttccccttgcaaaaaaaagctgcacaaatctgagcttgTACTCAAAAAAGCAAGggcttttagagaaggaaaaccagaaaaaatattttttttcttgtttcctcctctaaaaacgatgtgtgccctatggtccggtgcaccctatggagcgaaaaatacggtagatcatGTAAATTACTTAGGGAAATAGAAATCCTAATAAAGATAAAGCAAAGAGGCAGGTAGGCAGCTGAAAGTGATGGGTAGAACTCTTTACCCTGCATGACTTCCGGGGCTCCCCTTCTGTGGACATTGATCGGTCTGCAAACTGGGACCCACAAGAGGAACACCAACTCTGTCCCAGTGCGGGGCCATCTACCTCATCCAACATACATACAATGGCGCAGAAATTTGTAGTGTGGGCTTGGAATATTCAAATGTGCTCCTTAGTTGTATGGGACCACCACACACAGCTCTCACCACTGTGCAAATGAAGTATGGAGACTTGGGAATAGGAAGGCCAGAAGGAAAAATCTGTGTTATTGAATTAATTCTTGCAGATTTAATAGTCTTGTATTATATTACTGTTTTGACTAGTTTTCACATTTTTAAGTATGTCTTTTAAAATTTTGAATATTACAGTAATAACTTTTTTGTCATAATAACTTCTTTAATACTATTTGGAACTTAATAACTGTTAATTCCTACTGTTAATTCAAGACTGGCAGAAGGAAGAACTGATCCACGCAGCACATAACTTACAGAATTTGATGCAACAAGATGTGGCCCTGAGTCTTCTAAAAAAGAAtcatggttagagcatggtgctgataatgccaaggttgcgggttcgatccccatacaggccacctgcatattcctgcattgcagggggctggactagatgattcccaggatcccttccaactctacaattctatcattttgattttaaattcAGAGATTAGACAAATTTTATACAGGTCAGTCTAATCAATGATTGTTGGCCCAAACAGCTTGTTACTTGCTAATGGATCATGGGGATAAACATACCACATACAAGATTTCTATGTTTGCTTTCACAGCTCAATAGTTTATACAAAATTTCA from Lacerta agilis isolate rLacAgi1 chromosome 11, rLacAgi1.pri, whole genome shotgun sequence harbors:
- the HMGCS1 gene encoding hydroxymethylglutaryl-CoA synthase, cytoplasmic isoform X1, which produces MRAGPTRCRPEPVMGFHCVYTTMPGSLPVNAEACWPKDVGIVALEIYFPSQYVDQAELEKFDGVDAGKYTIGLGQSKMGFCSDREDINSLCLTAVQKLMERNSLSYNCIGRLEVGTETIIDKSKSVKTVLMQLFEESGNTDVEGIDTTNACYGGTAALFNAINWVESSSWDGRYALVVAGDIAVYATGNARPTGGAGAVAMLVGPNAPLIFERGLRGTHMQHAYDFYKPDMVSEYPVVDGKLSIQCYLSALDRCYTVYRKKIHAQWQKEGVDKDFTLNDFGFMIFHSPYCKLVQKSVARLLLNDFLNDQTPTKENGIYSGLEAFRDVKLEDTYFDRDVEKAFMKASAEIFNQKTKASLLVSCQNGNMYTPSVYGCLASILAQYSPQQLAGQRIGVFSYGSGFAATLYSIKVSQDATPGSSLDKITASLSDLKARLDSRKCISPEVFAENMMLRQDTHHLANYIPQCSVDDLYEGTWYLVRVDEKHRRTYARRPVLGDGPLEAGVEVVHMGLAHEHIPSPAKKVPRIPAKTDSEAVAVSLSNGEH
- the HMGCS1 gene encoding hydroxymethylglutaryl-CoA synthase, cytoplasmic isoform X4 — protein: MRAGPTRCRPEPVMGFHCVYTTMPGSLPVNAEACWPKDVGIVALEIYFPSQYVDQAELEKFDGVDAGKYTIGLGQSKMGFCSDREDINSLCLTAVQKLMERNSLSYNCIGRLEVGTETIIDKSKSVKTVLMQLFEESGNTDVEGIDTTNACYGGTAALFNAINWVESSSWDGRYALVVAGDIAVYATGNARPTGGAGAVAMLVGPNAPLIFERGLRGTHMQHAYDFYKPDMVSEYPVVDGKLSIQCYLSALDRCYTVYRKKIHAQWQKEGVDKDFTLNDFGFMIFHSPYCKLVQKSVARLLLNDFLNDQTPTKENGIYSGLEAFRDVKLEDTYFDRDVEKAFMKASAEIFNQKTKASLLVSCQNGNMYTPSVYGCLASILAQYSPQQLAGQRIGVFSYGSGFAATLYSIKVSQDATPGSSLDKITASLSDLKARLDSRKCISPEVFAENMMLRQDTHHLANYIPQCSVDDLYEGTWYLVRVDEKHRRTYARRPVLGDGPLEAGVEVVHMGLAHETIRHM
- the HMGCS1 gene encoding hydroxymethylglutaryl-CoA synthase, cytoplasmic isoform X2; translation: MTKYKAKILYTQHKNYTTMPGSLPVNAEACWPKDVGIVALEIYFPSQYVDQAELEKFDGVDAGKYTIGLGQSKMGFCSDREDINSLCLTAVQKLMERNSLSYNCIGRLEVGTETIIDKSKSVKTVLMQLFEESGNTDVEGIDTTNACYGGTAALFNAINWVESSSWDGRYALVVAGDIAVYATGNARPTGGAGAVAMLVGPNAPLIFERGLRGTHMQHAYDFYKPDMVSEYPVVDGKLSIQCYLSALDRCYTVYRKKIHAQWQKEGVDKDFTLNDFGFMIFHSPYCKLVQKSVARLLLNDFLNDQTPTKENGIYSGLEAFRDVKLEDTYFDRDVEKAFMKASAEIFNQKTKASLLVSCQNGNMYTPSVYGCLASILAQYSPQQLAGQRIGVFSYGSGFAATLYSIKVSQDATPGSSLDKITASLSDLKARLDSRKCISPEVFAENMMLRQDTHHLANYIPQCSVDDLYEGTWYLVRVDEKHRRTYARRPVLGDGPLEAGVEVVHMGLAHEHIPSPAKKVPRIPAKTDSEAVAVSLSNGEH
- the HMGCS1 gene encoding hydroxymethylglutaryl-CoA synthase, cytoplasmic isoform X3; translated protein: MPGSLPVNAEACWPKDVGIVALEIYFPSQYVDQAELEKFDGVDAGKYTIGLGQSKMGFCSDREDINSLCLTAVQKLMERNSLSYNCIGRLEVGTETIIDKSKSVKTVLMQLFEESGNTDVEGIDTTNACYGGTAALFNAINWVESSSWDGRYALVVAGDIAVYATGNARPTGGAGAVAMLVGPNAPLIFERGLRGTHMQHAYDFYKPDMVSEYPVVDGKLSIQCYLSALDRCYTVYRKKIHAQWQKEGVDKDFTLNDFGFMIFHSPYCKLVQKSVARLLLNDFLNDQTPTKENGIYSGLEAFRDVKLEDTYFDRDVEKAFMKASAEIFNQKTKASLLVSCQNGNMYTPSVYGCLASILAQYSPQQLAGQRIGVFSYGSGFAATLYSIKVSQDATPGSSLDKITASLSDLKARLDSRKCISPEVFAENMMLRQDTHHLANYIPQCSVDDLYEGTWYLVRVDEKHRRTYARRPVLGDGPLEAGVEVVHMGLAHEHIPSPAKKVPRIPAKTDSEAVAVSLSNGEH